From Scleropages formosus chromosome 9, fSclFor1.1, whole genome shotgun sequence, one genomic window encodes:
- the ociad2 gene encoding OCIA domain-containing protein 2: MVESSTVVVETPGESPQRGREGKCPLADRHLDREDVRRVIRECRDESFWCRALPLSLGSMAVTGGLIYNGVLKSSGRFGPLPKVAVAGVLGYVVGKASYMSTCREKFHKLGLEPFGPGFGPGFGPRFWNAPEHRRHCHHVCEECKKEASVRKETSHS; this comes from the exons ATGGTGGAGAGCAGCACGGTGGTTGTCGAGACTCCCGGGGAATCTCCCCAGCGCGGAAGGGAGGGGAAG TGTCCCTTGGCGGACCGCCACCTGGACAGGGAGGACGTGCGCAGAGTGATCCGTGAGTGTCGGGACGAGAGCTTCTGGTGCAGAG CTCTTCCCCTGTCCCTGGGCAGCATGGCCGTCACTGGGGGGCTCATCTACAACG GGGTTCTCAAGTCCTCCGGGAGGTTCGGACCGCTCCCTAAAGTGGCAG TGGCCGGGGTGCTGGGCTACGTCGTGGGCAAGGCCTCCTACATGAGCACCTGCAGAGAAAAGTTCCACAAACTGGGCCTGGAGCCTTTCGGCCCTGGATTCGGCCCCGGCTTCGGTCCGCGGTTCTGGAACGCCCCGGAGCACAGGAG GCACTGCCACCACGTGTGCGAAGAGTGTAAGAAAGAGGCGAGCGTGCGCAAGGAGACGAGCCATAGCTGA
- the ociad1 gene encoding OCIA domain-containing protein 1, giving the protein MSRQDPSGFERPEHLQPPPPSPGPREQAYVLTEEEKKVLLECDRESLLYRAGPLAILSMVVTRGLISRGVLSVSPTFGSLPKMAFAGVCGYMAGKISYIKTCQEKFRNLKDSPLGEALRLGRGHSPYPQFVPQNQPESGPQDQAAFDLAYEETFREGSGSSGVPESYSSYSYGDSSSYDSDYRGVPFSSALSESAPSGAADDDSGALRAFPVPSEDEGPKKRTLRYEELRSRNRENYEVVLNQKAEAAVRPHPEKAAPPKEVKTNIYGDAWEE; this is encoded by the exons ATGTCGCGGCAGGACCCCTCGGGCTTCGAGCGTCCCGAGCACCTGCAGCCACCGCCACCGAGCCCT GGTCCCAGAGAACAGGCGTATGTGTTGACTGAAGAGGAGAAGAAGGTGCTCCTGGAATGTGACAGGGAGAGCTTGCTCTACAGAG CTGGACCGCTTGCGATCCTGAGCATGGTGGTCACCCGTGGATTAATCTCCAGAG GGGTCCTCAGCGTGTCTCCGACGTTTGGCTCACTTCCCAAGATGGCCT tcGCTGGGGTCTGTGGCTACATGGCAGGAAAGATTTCCTACATAAAGACGTGTCAGGAGAAGTTCAGGAACCTGAAAGACTCGCCGCTGGGGGAGGCCCTGCGCCTGGGCAGGGGCCACAGCCCATACCCTCA GTTCGTCCCTCAGAACCAGCCTGAGTCGGGACCCCAAGACCAGGCTGCCTTTGACCTTGCCTACGAGGAGACCTTCCGGGAAGGGTCTGGTTCCTCCGGTGTCCCTGAGAGCTACTCCAGCTACTCGTACGGCGACAGCTCATCCTACGACTCCGACTACCGGGGCGTCCCCTTCAGCTCGGCCCTCAGCGAGTCAGCCCCCAGCGGGGCCGCCGACGACGACAGCGGTGCCCTCCGAG CATTCCCCGTTCCCTCTGAGGACGAGGGGCCCAAGAAGAGAACCCTCAGGTATGAAGAGCTTCGCAGCCGCAACCGGGAGAACTATGAAGTGGTCCTGAACCAAAAGGCTGAGGCGGCGGTCAGACCCCACCCTGAGAAGGCAGCCCCGCCCAAGGAGG tcaAGACCAACATCTATGGAGATGCCTGGGAGGAGTGA